A window from Streptomyces sp. SAI-127 encodes these proteins:
- a CDS encoding FAD-binding protein, whose product MSSLGRQLTTSVLVVGCGASGLRAAIEVAEAGVAVVVVTQRAREDAPGQRGVGRCRVGARPCPPWRHRGAALG is encoded by the coding sequence ATGTCTTCGCTCGGACGCCAGCTCACCACGTCCGTCCTTGTGGTGGGATGCGGTGCGTCAGGCCTCCGAGCGGCCATCGAAGTCGCCGAGGCCGGTGTCGCGGTCGTCGTGGTCACCCAACGGGCCCGCGAAGACGCCCCCGGCCAGCGCGGCGTGGGACGATGCCGAGTGGGCGCCCGCCCCTGCCCGCCTTGGCGACACCGGGGAGCGGCACTCGGCTGA
- a CDS encoding LuxR family transcriptional regulator, with protein MIASPLPALVGRQRECTALDNLLAGLRAGGSRVMVVRGEAGIGKSVLLEYMAAQASRVQVTWARGVEADMELPYASLHQVCAPFLDGVEELPQPQRDALRVAFGTAVGDPPDRFLVGLAVLTLLTRASEPRPVLVLVDDAQWLDQVSLQTLEFVARRLLAEPVAMVFAVRDPEGQSALAGLPALQLSGLDAASAGELLEGAVGGRLEERVRDRFVAETHGNPLALLEFSRGRSAAELAYGVDASSAPVVQGPVAGRVERDFAGRLGALPAATRTLLLIAAAEPVGDVRLLIRAAASLGITPDAAPAKAAGLIEFGEPVRFRHPLVRSAVYHGAEPEDRRAVHRALAEATDPLLDPDRRAWHAAQAADGPDEEVAAGLEQAADRARQRGGIAAEAVLLERAVEVTPDPWPRGRRALAAAEAHFSAAAPERATELAAVADLYPLSVLDRARLARLRARILFARSRSDEAAPLLLNAAAQFTAAGSPLARETYLEAISATIFAGRVHGPTGARAAAIAARASGAPSSGSKAADALLDGVAALLADGSETAVPALREALDLLEHEELRTREAAVRWLLLAPVALESFIHWAWDLHAWDTLSTRAVRLARDIGALGSLPPALIYAGGVHIHYGDFAEADRMIDEADAIATATGHAPHKYATLVLAAWRGEADVAAGIIEEARERAVQRGEVSLLGAMGYIQGVLFNGLARYEEAIEAARTGIEHDGFNFTGLSLVEHVEAATRCGELDQARASLARLTELTRAAESGWARGASARSEALLADGEAADRLYRTAIEEFGRGGVVVEVARTHLLYGEWLRRAQRRAQAREHLRTAHDMFDAMPAQAFAERARRELIATGEQVTARETTPANALTPQESQVAALAADGMTNARIGAELFISPHTVEWHLRKVYVKLGIRSRRALPDVLDSARAR; from the coding sequence ATGATCGCCAGCCCGCTTCCCGCTCTGGTCGGCCGGCAGCGTGAGTGCACGGCGCTCGACAACCTGCTGGCCGGCCTTCGGGCCGGCGGTTCCCGCGTCATGGTCGTCCGGGGCGAGGCGGGCATCGGCAAGTCGGTGCTGCTGGAGTACATGGCTGCGCAGGCGTCCCGGGTGCAGGTGACCTGGGCGCGCGGTGTCGAGGCCGACATGGAGCTCCCTTACGCGAGCCTGCACCAGGTGTGCGCGCCGTTCCTGGACGGTGTCGAAGAACTGCCGCAACCCCAACGTGACGCCCTGCGCGTGGCATTCGGGACGGCGGTCGGCGATCCGCCCGACCGTTTCCTGGTCGGCCTCGCCGTGCTGACCCTGCTCACTCGCGCCTCAGAGCCCCGGCCGGTGCTGGTGCTGGTGGACGACGCCCAGTGGCTGGATCAAGTGTCGTTGCAGACACTTGAGTTCGTGGCCCGGCGACTGCTCGCGGAGCCGGTCGCCATGGTCTTCGCGGTCCGCGACCCCGAGGGGCAGTCCGCGCTCGCGGGCCTGCCGGCGCTGCAACTCAGCGGACTCGACGCCGCTTCGGCCGGGGAACTCCTGGAGGGAGCTGTGGGGGGACGGTTGGAGGAGCGGGTCCGGGACCGGTTCGTGGCCGAGACACACGGCAACCCGCTGGCGCTGCTGGAATTCTCCCGCGGCCGCAGCGCCGCCGAACTGGCCTACGGCGTCGACGCGTCGAGTGCCCCGGTCGTCCAAGGGCCGGTGGCCGGCCGCGTCGAGCGTGACTTCGCCGGGCGGCTCGGTGCGCTGCCGGCCGCGACCCGCACCCTGCTGCTGATCGCTGCGGCGGAACCGGTGGGCGACGTGCGCCTATTGATCCGCGCGGCCGCTTCCCTCGGCATCACTCCGGACGCCGCACCGGCCAAGGCAGCTGGCCTGATCGAGTTCGGCGAGCCCGTACGGTTCCGGCACCCGCTGGTCCGTTCGGCGGTCTACCACGGAGCCGAGCCGGAGGATCGACGTGCGGTGCACCGGGCCCTGGCCGAGGCCACGGACCCCCTCCTGGACCCTGACCGGCGCGCCTGGCACGCCGCGCAGGCGGCCGACGGGCCGGACGAGGAGGTCGCCGCAGGACTGGAGCAGGCCGCCGACCGCGCCCGGCAGCGCGGGGGCATCGCGGCCGAGGCGGTTCTGCTGGAACGCGCGGTGGAGGTGACGCCCGATCCCTGGCCGCGAGGGCGCCGGGCACTTGCCGCGGCCGAGGCGCACTTCTCGGCCGCCGCGCCCGAACGGGCCACGGAATTGGCCGCGGTGGCCGACCTGTATCCCCTCAGTGTCCTGGACCGGGCCCGCCTGGCACGTCTGCGGGCCAGAATCCTGTTCGCCCGCAGCCGCAGCGACGAGGCGGCACCACTGCTCCTGAACGCGGCGGCACAGTTCACCGCGGCCGGATCTCCCCTGGCGCGGGAGACGTACCTGGAGGCGATTAGCGCGACCATCTTCGCCGGCCGGGTCCATGGTCCGACAGGCGCCCGCGCCGCGGCGATCGCGGCTCGCGCGTCCGGGGCGCCCTCCTCGGGCTCCAAGGCCGCGGACGCTCTCTTGGACGGTGTGGCGGCCCTACTCGCGGACGGCTCGGAGACGGCTGTCCCGGCCCTGCGCGAGGCACTCGACCTGCTCGAGCACGAAGAGCTCCGCACGCGAGAGGCGGCCGTACGGTGGCTGCTTCTGGCCCCGGTCGCGCTTGAGTCGTTCATCCACTGGGCCTGGGACCTGCATGCCTGGGACACACTCTCGACTCGCGCAGTGCGTCTGGCCCGCGACATCGGAGCACTCGGCAGCCTGCCGCCGGCTCTGATCTACGCGGGAGGGGTGCACATCCACTACGGCGACTTCGCCGAGGCCGACCGGATGATCGACGAGGCCGACGCGATCGCCACCGCGACCGGCCACGCCCCGCACAAATACGCCACGCTCGTCCTGGCCGCGTGGCGGGGTGAGGCGGATGTCGCCGCCGGCATCATCGAAGAAGCCAGGGAGCGCGCCGTGCAGCGGGGCGAAGTGTCCCTGCTCGGTGCCATGGGCTACATCCAGGGCGTGCTCTTCAACGGATTGGCCCGCTACGAAGAGGCGATCGAGGCCGCCCGCACTGGTATTGAGCACGACGGGTTCAACTTCACTGGTCTGTCGCTGGTCGAACATGTGGAGGCCGCGACGCGTTGCGGTGAACTCGACCAGGCCCGCGCCTCGCTGGCCCGCCTTACCGAACTCACCCGCGCCGCCGAATCCGGATGGGCGCGGGGTGCGAGCGCACGCAGTGAGGCGCTGCTGGCCGACGGTGAGGCGGCCGACCGCCTGTACCGCACGGCGATAGAGGAATTCGGCCGCGGCGGGGTTGTCGTGGAGGTGGCACGCACCCACCTGCTGTACGGCGAGTGGCTGCGGCGCGCCCAGCGCCGCGCGCAGGCTCGCGAGCATCTCCGCACGGCTCACGACATGTTCGACGCGATGCCGGCGCAAGCGTTCGCCGAACGGGCCCGCCGTGAGCTGATCGCCACTGGCGAGCAGGTGACCGCGCGGGAGACCACACCTGCGAACGCTCTCACACCGCAGGAGTCGCAGGTCGCAGCCCTCGCCGCCGACGGCATGACGAACGCGCGGATCGGCGCGGAGCTGTTCATCAGCCCCCATACCGTGGAATGGCACCTGCGGAAGGTCTACGTGAAGCTCGGCATCAGGTCCCGTCGAGCCCTACCGGACGTCCTCGACAGCGCGCGGGCGCGGTGA
- a CDS encoding NAD(P)/FAD-dependent oxidoreductase: protein MREILIVGGGYAGFYTAWGLEKRLWPGEARVTIVDPRPYMTYQPFLPEVVAGSVEARHAAVSLRRHLHYTRLVAGSVTEIRHSARTVTVRSESRLSLDLHYDVLVVTAGAVTRTFPIPGLNDQAYGLKHVEEAVAIRDRLLTSFDRAAGLPRGPERAKLLSVTVVGGGFSGVEGFGELLALATALLKQYPEIGADEPAFHLVEARDRILPEVTDRPGAWVVRSLEKRGARVHLNTQLLSAEDGRVRLSDGTEYDSGLLVWTAGNAANPIVHNHSDLPVDERGLLTVRADLRVTTDTDVVPDVWAAGDDASVPDLAAGRPGAHTVPNAQHAVRQGKLLAKNILASLRGRPTKDYVHRSLGVVATLGLGRGIFQYRGLVIKGFPAWLMHRGYHVLAIPSWERKTRVFAVWVTALLYGRDIVSLASVQHPREAFVSRGELRRGEEPAQPGGRLTA, encoded by the coding sequence GTGCGTGAGATCTTGATCGTGGGCGGCGGGTACGCGGGCTTCTACACCGCGTGGGGCCTGGAGAAGAGGCTGTGGCCGGGCGAGGCGCGCGTCACCATCGTCGACCCCCGCCCGTACATGACGTACCAGCCCTTCCTGCCCGAGGTCGTGGCCGGTTCGGTGGAGGCCCGGCACGCGGCGGTCTCGCTCCGCCGTCACCTCCACTACACGCGTCTGGTGGCGGGCTCGGTGACGGAGATCCGCCACAGCGCGCGCACGGTCACGGTCCGCTCGGAGTCACGGCTATCCCTCGACCTGCATTACGACGTGCTGGTGGTGACGGCGGGGGCGGTCACCCGGACCTTCCCGATCCCGGGGCTGAACGATCAGGCGTACGGACTCAAGCACGTCGAGGAGGCGGTGGCGATCCGCGACCGCCTCCTCACCTCGTTCGACCGTGCGGCCGGTCTGCCGCGCGGGCCCGAACGCGCCAAACTGCTCAGCGTCACCGTCGTCGGTGGCGGATTCTCCGGAGTGGAGGGATTTGGTGAGCTGCTGGCCCTGGCGACCGCGTTGCTCAAGCAGTACCCGGAGATCGGCGCGGACGAACCGGCCTTCCACCTGGTCGAGGCACGGGACCGCATCCTGCCCGAGGTCACGGATCGGCCGGGCGCCTGGGTGGTGCGTTCACTGGAGAAACGGGGGGCGCGAGTGCACCTGAACACCCAGCTGCTCTCCGCCGAGGACGGCCGGGTGCGGCTGTCGGACGGCACCGAGTACGACTCGGGCCTGCTGGTGTGGACGGCCGGCAACGCCGCCAACCCGATCGTGCACAACCACAGCGACCTGCCCGTCGACGAGCGGGGCCTGCTCACCGTACGGGCGGATCTGCGGGTCACCACGGACACCGATGTGGTGCCCGACGTCTGGGCGGCGGGGGACGACGCCTCGGTGCCCGATCTCGCGGCCGGGAGGCCGGGCGCGCACACCGTGCCCAACGCCCAGCACGCCGTCCGCCAGGGCAAGCTGCTGGCGAAGAACATCCTGGCGTCGCTGCGCGGCCGTCCGACCAAGGACTACGTGCACCGCAGTCTCGGTGTGGTGGCCACACTCGGGCTCGGCCGCGGCATCTTCCAGTACCGGGGCCTAGTCATCAAGGGGTTCCCGGCCTGGCTGATGCACCGTGGTTACCATGTTCTGGCCATACCGAGCTGGGAACGCAAGACGCGTGTGTTCGCCGTGTGGGTCACGGCCCTTCTCTACGGCCGCGACATAGTGTCGCTGGCGTCGGTGCAGCACCCGAGGGAGGCATTCGTCTCCCGCGGCGAACTGCGCCGCGGAGAGGAACCCGCGCAGCCCGGAGGACGGCTCACGGCATGA
- a CDS encoding GNAT family N-acetyltransferase has product MASVFANFRQYLMGWGTQSRAGNTVDRFRSGLATPQFNGVVRVRSVSADGADVTAVRKEFANVPWWWWVGPDSPEDTADVLRCCGGRELTALPVMVLPLDEPADPGTVPHTAPTGLRVEPVRDDERLAELARTYRVSMGIEPGLEAEMVRIESRREDNADIIRLAAVLDGRVVGTTVVITAHGVAGIFLVHVAEAHRRRGVGAALTAAALQVGWERGMRCAALVASPAGEPLYRRFGFTTTTEYRLFAFPA; this is encoded by the coding sequence ATGGCCTCGGTGTTCGCCAACTTCCGTCAGTACCTCATGGGATGGGGCACACAGAGCCGAGCGGGCAACACCGTCGACCGGTTCCGCAGCGGGCTTGCCACCCCGCAGTTCAACGGCGTCGTACGCGTACGGTCGGTGTCCGCGGATGGGGCGGACGTGACGGCCGTCCGCAAGGAGTTCGCGAACGTCCCCTGGTGGTGGTGGGTCGGACCCGACAGCCCCGAGGACACCGCCGACGTCCTGCGGTGCTGCGGTGGACGAGAGCTCACGGCCCTCCCCGTGATGGTGCTCCCGCTCGACGAACCGGCCGACCCGGGCACCGTCCCGCACACCGCTCCCACCGGTTTGCGGGTGGAACCGGTCCGGGACGATGAACGGCTGGCCGAGTTGGCCCGGACATACCGGGTGTCGATGGGTATCGAGCCCGGGCTGGAGGCCGAGATGGTGCGCATCGAGTCGCGGCGCGAGGACAACGCCGACATCATCCGGCTGGCCGCCGTGCTGGACGGCCGAGTGGTCGGGACCACCGTGGTGATCACCGCCCACGGGGTGGCCGGGATCTTCCTCGTCCACGTGGCCGAAGCACATCGCCGGCGGGGCGTCGGTGCGGCCCTGACGGCCGCCGCGCTCCAGGTGGGGTGGGAGCGCGGGATGCGCTGCGCCGCGCTGGTGGCCAGCCCTGCGGGCGAACCGTTGTACCGACGTTTCGGCTTCACGACGACAACCGAGTACCGGCTGTTCGCCTTCCCCGCCTGA